A part of Mucilaginibacter defluvii genomic DNA contains:
- a CDS encoding phytoene desaturase family protein, with amino-acid sequence MLKSKIAVIGSGFAGLSAACVLAKQGYDVTIYEKNSQPGGRAQVWETQGFRFDMGPSWYWMPDVFEDFLAQFGKKPADYYQLKRLDPGYRVYFGKDDLLDVPADMAELEAMFEAIEPGSSEKLRQFLKQAEYKYKVGMGEYVFKPSHSITEYFDLNLIKKSLGIQLLTSMSKHLRKYFRNSKLIKLLEFPVLFLGATPQNTPAMYSMMNYADLALGTWYPMGGMNEIVKAMVNLAQDLGVTIKLDTEVKHLRVDVGKVTAIETDKGNFTADVVVAGADYEHVDQKLIDKPFRNYTEKYWDSRTMSPSSLLFYIGLNKKVGDIKHHNLFFDEDFDKHAHEIYTEPQWPSKPLFYASCPSKTDNSVAPEGCENMFFLMPLAPGLLDSEAMREKYFDLMVNRFEAITGESIRDAIVVKRSYAMNDFKADYHSYKGNAYGLANTLKQTAFLKPAMRAKHIKNLLYTGQLTVPGPGVPPAIISGRVVAAEVQKLIKTEVKQP; translated from the coding sequence ATGCTTAAAAGTAAAATTGCCGTTATCGGATCGGGTTTCGCAGGCTTAAGCGCCGCCTGCGTTTTAGCCAAACAAGGGTATGATGTAACCATATACGAGAAGAACAGTCAGCCCGGGGGCCGGGCGCAGGTTTGGGAAACGCAGGGCTTCCGTTTTGATATGGGCCCGAGCTGGTACTGGATGCCCGATGTTTTTGAGGATTTCTTAGCGCAATTTGGCAAAAAGCCAGCTGATTACTACCAGCTAAAGCGGCTTGATCCGGGCTATCGCGTTTATTTTGGCAAGGATGACCTTTTAGATGTACCGGCAGATATGGCCGAACTGGAAGCCATGTTCGAGGCGATTGAACCGGGTAGCAGCGAAAAGCTCCGGCAGTTTTTAAAGCAGGCCGAATATAAATATAAGGTCGGCATGGGCGAGTATGTGTTCAAACCCTCGCACTCAATAACCGAATACTTTGATCTTAACCTGATCAAAAAAAGCCTGGGCATTCAATTGCTCACCAGTATGAGTAAGCACTTACGTAAGTACTTTCGTAATTCTAAGCTGATTAAACTACTCGAGTTTCCGGTGCTATTTTTAGGCGCTACGCCGCAAAACACGCCCGCCATGTACAGCATGATGAACTATGCCGACCTGGCGTTAGGCACCTGGTACCCGATGGGCGGCATGAATGAGATAGTTAAAGCGATGGTTAACCTGGCGCAGGATTTAGGCGTAACCATAAAACTTGATACTGAAGTAAAGCATTTGCGGGTAGATGTTGGCAAGGTTACCGCCATTGAAACCGACAAGGGTAATTTTACGGCAGATGTGGTTGTGGCTGGCGCCGATTACGAACATGTGGATCAGAAACTGATAGACAAACCGTTCCGTAACTACACGGAAAAATACTGGGATAGCCGTACCATGTCGCCATCGAGCCTGCTGTTTTACATCGGCCTTAACAAAAAGGTGGGCGATATAAAACACCATAACTTGTTTTTTGATGAGGATTTTGATAAGCATGCCCACGAAATTTATACCGAGCCGCAATGGCCATCAAAGCCGTTGTTTTACGCCTCGTGCCCATCAAAAACGGATAACAGCGTAGCGCCCGAGGGCTGCGAGAACATGTTTTTCCTGATGCCATTGGCGCCGGGCCTATTGGATAGCGAGGCCATGCGCGAAAAATATTTCGACTTAATGGTGAACCGCTTTGAGGCAATAACCGGCGAAAGCATCCGGGATGCCATTGTGGTAAAACGAAGCTACGCGATGAATGACTTTAAGGCCGATTATCACTCTTATAAAGGCAACGCTTACGGCCTGGCAAATACCTTAAAGCAAACCGCCTTTTTAAAACCGGCCATGCGCGCTAAACATATTAAAAACTTACTGTACACCGGGCAGCTTACCGTACCCGGACCAGGCGTTCCGCCGGCTATTATATCGGGCAGGGTGGTTGCCGCCGAGGTACAAAAGCTGATAAAGACCGAGGTTAAGCAACCATAA
- a CDS encoding PfkB family carbohydrate kinase, translated as MSLVVIGTVAFDAIETPFGKTDKIVGGSASYAGLSASYFYDKVKIVAVVGDDFHQSEIDDFNAHGINTEGLQVKKGEKSFFWAGKYHNDMNSRDTLVTDLNVLADFDPIIPDSYQDCEYLMLGNLTPQVQQTVIRRLAKRPKLIVMDTMNFWMNIALDDLLDTLKMVDVLTINDEEARQLSGEYSLVKAAAKILTMGPKYLVIKKGEHGALLFDKDSVFATPALPLAEVFDPTGAGDTFAGGFIGYLAKVGSINFNNMKNALIYGSALASFCVEKFGPERIKNLTQEEIAERVQQFVKLSKFEL; from the coding sequence ATGAGTTTGGTTGTTATTGGCACCGTGGCGTTTGACGCTATTGAAACACCCTTTGGTAAAACTGACAAAATTGTCGGTGGATCAGCGTCTTACGCGGGTTTGTCGGCTTCATATTTTTATGATAAAGTTAAAATTGTGGCCGTAGTTGGCGATGATTTTCACCAAAGCGAAATAGACGATTTTAACGCGCATGGCATCAATACCGAAGGCCTGCAGGTAAAAAAAGGTGAAAAATCATTCTTCTGGGCAGGCAAATACCATAACGACATGAACAGCCGCGACACGCTGGTTACTGATCTGAATGTGCTGGCTGATTTTGATCCCATCATTCCGGACAGCTACCAGGATTGTGAATACCTGATGCTGGGCAACCTTACCCCGCAGGTGCAGCAAACGGTTATCAGGCGTTTAGCCAAACGCCCTAAACTGATTGTGATGGATACCATGAACTTTTGGATGAACATTGCCTTGGATGACTTGCTGGATACACTGAAAATGGTGGATGTATTGACCATTAACGATGAAGAAGCTCGCCAGCTATCTGGCGAGTATTCATTGGTAAAGGCAGCTGCAAAAATACTGACCATGGGGCCTAAATACTTGGTTATTAAAAAAGGTGAGCACGGGGCTTTACTGTTTGATAAGGACTCTGTTTTTGCGACACCGGCCCTGCCGCTTGCCGAGGTGTTTGACCCAACCGGTGCGGGCGACACGTTTGCCGGCGGTTTTATAGGTTATTTGGCCAAGGTTGGCAGCATCAATTTTAATAACATGAAGAATGCGCTGATCTACGGCTCAGCCCTGGCATCATTCTGCGTAGAGAAATTTGGCCCCGAACGCATAAAAAATCTTACACAGGAAGAAATAGCAGAACGCGTACAGCAATTTGTAAAGCTATCGAAGTTTGAGTTATAG
- a CDS encoding cytochrome b5 domain-containing protein: MDNLPQYTRSQLALRNGQDKPQIWVAYQGIIYDVTESRLWRNGKHYEHWAGQDLTEELADAPHTQTVFEKFERVGRLSPAPLPPKGGA; encoded by the coding sequence ATGGATAACCTTCCGCAATATACTCGCTCGCAATTAGCGCTCCGCAACGGGCAGGATAAGCCGCAGATATGGGTAGCTTACCAGGGCATTATTTACGATGTAACCGAAAGCCGCCTTTGGCGCAACGGCAAACACTACGAACATTGGGCAGGGCAGGATTTGACCGAAGAACTGGCCGATGCCCCGCATACACAAACCGTTTTTGAGAAGTTTGAGCGGGTGGGGAGACTAAGCCCAGCCCCCCTGCCCCCTAAAGGGGGAGCTTAA
- a CDS encoding class I SAM-dependent rRNA methyltransferase produces the protein MVDVILKKGKEKAVLQRHPWVFSGAIERVKGKPANGDVVRLVSAQGTFMAYGFYNDKSRVALRLLEWNEEVPVDEAWFRAKVADAVNARRHVLADGENNTCRLIFSEADYLPGLIVDKYADHLAVQVLTSGIENNMPVIIDELQKLLHPKSIFDKSDASSRQHEGLVTENKLLWGSQPPELVEVKENGITYGINIAEGQKSGFYCDQRDNRCILASYAKGKKVLDCFSYTGGFTLNSLKSEAASVTSVDSSALAVETLNENIRLNNFDAAKHQAIKADVNSQLRRFKDDGEKFDVIVLDPPKYAPSRSALDRASRAYKDLNRIAMLLLNDGGLLATFSCSGAMDMETFKQVLAWAALDAGKQVQFIHQFCQPEDHPVRSSFPEGEYLKGLLCRVF, from the coding sequence ATGGTTGACGTTATATTAAAAAAGGGCAAAGAAAAAGCGGTATTACAACGCCACCCCTGGGTGTTCTCGGGCGCTATAGAGCGGGTTAAAGGCAAACCCGCCAATGGCGACGTAGTACGGCTGGTATCTGCCCAGGGTACCTTTATGGCCTATGGTTTTTATAACGATAAATCGCGCGTGGCGCTCCGGCTACTGGAATGGAACGAGGAAGTGCCGGTTGACGAAGCCTGGTTTCGCGCCAAAGTTGCCGATGCTGTTAACGCCCGCCGCCATGTGCTTGCTGATGGCGAAAACAACACCTGCCGGCTAATATTCAGCGAGGCTGATTACCTGCCCGGGCTGATTGTTGACAAATATGCCGATCACCTGGCCGTACAGGTACTTACATCGGGCATTGAAAACAATATGCCGGTTATTATAGATGAATTGCAAAAGCTACTCCACCCAAAAAGTATTTTTGATAAAAGCGACGCTTCATCGCGCCAGCATGAGGGTTTAGTTACCGAAAATAAACTGCTTTGGGGTAGCCAGCCACCCGAACTGGTTGAGGTGAAAGAGAACGGTATAACCTATGGCATCAACATCGCCGAAGGGCAAAAATCAGGCTTTTACTGCGACCAGCGCGATAACCGCTGCATACTGGCATCGTACGCTAAAGGCAAAAAGGTGCTGGATTGCTTTTCGTACACCGGTGGTTTCACTTTAAACAGCCTGAAAAGTGAAGCTGCTTCTGTTACCAGCGTGGATAGCTCGGCATTGGCCGTTGAAACCCTGAACGAGAATATCCGACTGAATAATTTTGATGCGGCCAAGCATCAGGCTATTAAGGCCGATGTGAACAGCCAGCTCCGCCGCTTTAAAGACGACGGCGAAAAGTTCGATGTGATTGTGCTCGATCCGCCAAAGTATGCGCCATCCCGCTCGGCGTTAGACAGGGCTTCACGCGCTTACAAAGATCTGAACCGTATTGCTATGCTGCTGCTTAACGATGGCGGCCTGCTGGCTACCTTTTCCTGCTCAGGCGCTATGGATATGGAGACCTTTAAACAGGTGCTGGCCTGGGCCGCCCTTGATGCGGGCAAGCAGGTACAGTTCATCCACCAGTTTTGCCAGCCGGAAGATCACCCGGTGCGCTCTTCATTCCCGGAAGGTGAATATTTAAAGGGACTGCTTTGCAGGGTGTTTTAA
- a CDS encoding lycopene cyclase domain-containing protein, translated as MKYTYLIINFLTIFFPVVLSFDKRVQFAKSWRYIWPGMGITGLVFLFWDVLFTVKGVWWFSQERIIGIKFYGLPLEEILFFLTVPFACIFIYACLNYYVKWSPNIRLTRILSNLLLILSAVLLILYHDRLYTTVTFGLLFVLIVYLQFMIRAEWLSRFYMAYIVSLLPFYIVNGLLTSIPVVLYNDAENLGISVGTIPFEDHFYSLALLAMNVGFFEYFKHRKANG; from the coding sequence GTGAAGTACACATACCTCATCATTAATTTTTTGACCATCTTTTTCCCGGTTGTACTGTCGTTTGATAAGCGGGTGCAGTTTGCCAAAAGCTGGCGTTATATTTGGCCGGGGATGGGTATCACGGGTTTGGTATTTTTGTTTTGGGATGTATTGTTTACCGTAAAAGGTGTATGGTGGTTCAGCCAGGAGCGTATCATCGGCATTAAATTTTATGGTTTACCGCTAGAGGAAATACTGTTTTTTTTGACCGTACCTTTTGCCTGCATATTTATCTACGCCTGCCTTAACTACTACGTAAAGTGGTCGCCCAACATCAGGCTCACGCGTATCTTATCAAACCTGCTGCTTATTCTTTCGGCAGTTTTGCTAATCCTGTATCATGACCGTTTGTACACCACGGTTACATTCGGGTTGCTGTTTGTACTGATTGTCTATCTGCAGTTTATGATAAGGGCAGAGTGGCTGTCGAGGTTTTACATGGCCTATATAGTATCGTTATTGCCGTTTTATATTGTGAATGGTTTGCTTACCTCGATACCGGTTGTTTTATATAACGATGCCGAGAATTTAGGCATCAGTGTTGGAACTATTCCGTTTGAGGATCATTTTTACTCGCTGGCCTTGCTAGCGATGAATGTTGGCTTTTTTGAGTATTTCAAGCACCGCAAAGCCAATGGATAA
- a CDS encoding glucose 1-dehydrogenase → MRLKNKVAVVTGGNSGIGYGIAQAFKLEGAKGVINGRNEATLNEAVYALGGHFNGIKGDVTKMDDLEALFSQTFNQLGKIDVLVVNAGGVVDGARMGAIADTDESSYDKFMNLNLKSVYFTVQKALPYLQDGASIILIGSTAAHRAFPGMAIYSAAKAAVISLARGLSLDLLNRKIRVNVLSPGTIDTPVFDKLVPEGMVDEVKQAWVKDIPLGRIGRPADIGNAAVFLASDESSFMLGTELLADGGVTNISLMMQDR, encoded by the coding sequence ATGAGATTGAAAAATAAAGTAGCCGTGGTTACCGGGGGTAATAGCGGTATTGGTTACGGTATAGCGCAGGCATTTAAACTTGAAGGTGCAAAAGGCGTTATTAACGGGCGAAATGAAGCGACCTTAAATGAGGCGGTATATGCGCTTGGCGGCCATTTTAATGGGATTAAAGGAGATGTTACAAAAATGGATGACCTTGAAGCGCTGTTCAGTCAAACATTTAACCAATTGGGTAAGATAGATGTGCTGGTAGTAAATGCAGGCGGTGTGGTTGACGGTGCGCGCATGGGCGCTATAGCGGATACGGATGAAAGCAGTTACGATAAATTTATGAACCTCAACCTGAAGAGTGTTTACTTTACCGTGCAAAAGGCATTGCCTTACTTGCAGGATGGCGCTTCGATAATACTGATTGGCTCAACCGCGGCGCACCGGGCGTTTCCGGGTATGGCTATTTACAGTGCGGCAAAGGCGGCAGTGATATCTTTGGCGCGTGGCTTGTCATTAGATTTATTGAACAGAAAGATCAGGGTGAACGTACTTTCGCCGGGAACTATTGACACTCCTGTATTTGATAAATTGGTGCCTGAAGGCATGGTTGACGAGGTAAAGCAAGCATGGGTAAAAGATATTCCGCTTGGTCGCATTGGCCGGCCTGCTGATATTGGTAATGCGGCGGTTTTCCTGGCGTCCGATGAGTCGTCCTTTATGCTCGGTACCGAGTTACTCGCCGATGGCGGCGTTACCAACATCAGTTTAATGATGCAGGACAGATAA
- a CDS encoding oxidoreductase encodes MVHSKKIVCITGGTKGIGKAIADYFINSGATVIIAARSPIKVNNSDLHYIRADVSNPKDIQNLANFIKAKFKYVDILIHNVGGSVIKRSAIELTEEDWQLSLDKNLTPAIRLNKLLIPGMISHQGGVIIHVTALQGRRPIQESLPYAVAKAALRMYSKGLALELGKDNIRVISVSPGLIETDRKRKNKSKNRNSVGVNEIPLGRSGKPIEVAELVGFLASDKSSFITGSEYVIDGGATPTL; translated from the coding sequence ATGGTTCATTCGAAAAAAATTGTTTGCATTACGGGAGGTACAAAAGGTATTGGAAAAGCCATCGCGGACTATTTTATTAACTCCGGAGCTACCGTCATTATCGCCGCAAGATCACCTATTAAAGTAAACAATTCAGATTTACACTACATAAGGGCTGACGTAAGCAACCCGAAAGACATCCAAAATCTCGCAAATTTCATAAAAGCCAAATTTAAATACGTAGATATCTTGATACATAATGTTGGTGGTTCCGTTATCAAAAGGAGTGCGATAGAATTGACAGAGGAAGACTGGCAGTTATCCTTAGATAAAAACTTGACCCCCGCAATTCGACTTAATAAGTTGTTGATCCCCGGAATGATAAGCCATCAGGGCGGGGTCATTATTCATGTCACTGCACTCCAAGGCCGTAGACCCATCCAAGAGTCGCTCCCTTATGCTGTTGCTAAAGCCGCTTTGCGAATGTACAGCAAAGGTTTGGCCTTGGAACTTGGAAAAGATAATATAAGGGTAATCTCTGTTAGTCCGGGATTAATTGAAACCGACCGTAAAAGAAAAAATAAATCTAAAAATAGAAATTCAGTTGGGGTCAACGAAATTCCGTTGGGAAGGTCAGGAAAACCGATAGAGGTAGCAGAGTTAGTAGGATTTCTTGCATCAGATAAAAGCTCTTTCATTACTGGCAGTGAATATGTGATAGATGGAGGCGCAACACCTACCTTGTAA
- a CDS encoding Crp/Fnr family transcriptional regulator — MFDVLARYLTEKENFTPEDLAAVKQVAIPRRLRKRQYLLHEGTVSKYNCFVVSGCLRLFRIGDDGSEHILRFAVENWWIADYESYNFGEPAKGNVDALVDSEVLMISKADMDALCQNIPAFKRMKDLLDARCFDASQNRIFSSISQSAEERYFEFIKKHPLIHRRVPLHMIASYLGVSRETLSRVRHQNVKLNS, encoded by the coding sequence ATGTTTGATGTACTTGCCCGTTATCTTACCGAAAAAGAAAACTTCACCCCCGAGGATTTAGCGGCTGTAAAGCAGGTGGCCATACCGCGCAGGTTGCGCAAACGTCAGTATTTATTGCACGAAGGTACGGTAAGCAAGTATAATTGCTTTGTTGTTAGCGGATGTTTGCGGCTGTTCCGGATAGGTGATGACGGATCAGAGCATATTTTACGCTTTGCCGTTGAAAATTGGTGGATAGCTGATTATGAGAGTTATAATTTTGGTGAACCTGCAAAGGGAAATGTTGACGCGCTGGTTGATAGCGAAGTGCTCATGATTAGTAAAGCGGATATGGATGCGCTGTGCCAAAACATACCCGCGTTTAAACGTATGAAAGATTTGCTGGATGCAAGGTGCTTTGATGCCAGCCAGAACCGGATTTTTAGTAGTATCAGTCAGTCCGCGGAAGAAAGGTATTTTGAATTTATCAAAAAACATCCGTTGATACACCGCCGGGTTCCCTTGCATATGATAGCGTCTTACTTAGGCGTATCGCGCGAAACGCTGAGCCGCGTCAGGCATCAAAATGTTAAATTGAATAGTTAA
- a CDS encoding phytoene/squalene synthase family protein, with product MNCNLYIYGNPQIMMQLYDSTCFDCSRLITNKYSTSFSLGIKAFSPKFRDPIYAIYGFVRYADEIVDTFHDFDKAKLIATFRADTFKAIEERISLNPVLHAFQVVVNHYGIEADLIDAFLTSMEMDLYANTYDEDGYKAYIYGSAEVVGLMCLRVFCEGNDAQYRALVSHACALGSAFQKVNFLRDVKADKEERGRTYFPNVNFDKFTECDKQEIEQDIQRDFDMGYEGIKMLPVGCKLGVYIAYTYYKQLFKKISTTPVDHILQKRVRVSDTRKIALFAQAVMQQKLKAI from the coding sequence ATGAACTGCAATTTGTACATTTACGGTAACCCTCAAATTATGATGCAGCTTTACGACAGTACCTGTTTTGATTGTAGCCGACTGATCACCAATAAATACAGTACCTCTTTCAGCCTGGGTATAAAAGCTTTTTCGCCAAAGTTCAGGGATCCTATATATGCTATTTACGGTTTTGTACGCTATGCTGATGAAATTGTAGATACCTTTCACGATTTTGATAAAGCCAAATTGATAGCCACTTTCAGGGCCGATACCTTCAAAGCTATTGAGGAGCGCATCAGCTTGAATCCTGTTTTACATGCCTTCCAGGTAGTAGTAAATCATTATGGCATCGAAGCCGATCTGATCGACGCATTTTTAACATCTATGGAGATGGATCTGTATGCCAACACTTATGATGAAGATGGTTATAAGGCATACATTTATGGCTCGGCCGAAGTAGTGGGTTTAATGTGCCTGCGCGTTTTTTGCGAAGGTAATGATGCGCAATACCGGGCATTGGTGTCTCATGCGTGCGCGCTGGGTTCGGCTTTCCAAAAAGTAAACTTTTTGCGGGATGTTAAAGCCGATAAAGAAGAGCGCGGCCGTACCTACTTCCCCAATGTAAACTTTGATAAATTTACCGAGTGCGATAAACAGGAAATTGAGCAGGATATACAGCGTGACTTTGATATGGGATACGAGGGTATCAAAATGCTACCTGTTGGCTGCAAGCTGGGTGTTTACATTGCCTATACTTATTACAAGCAATTGTTCAAAAAAATCAGCACAACCCCGGTGGATCATATTCTGCAAAAACGGGTGCGCGTATCAGATACCAGAAAAATAGCGTTATTTGCACAGGCTGTAATGCAGCAAAAACTTAAGGCTATTTGA
- a CDS encoding class I SAM-dependent methyltransferase: MLDENYLNNLPFKARGIAKMTGYLGDFLQFIDEFPNRPLRVLEIGFGFGQLVAELSYLYKDRVDLFGFNSLEDPISVEKIIEVARHLNTIPNTDSLSSDFLNIQYGDAGKSLPYPDLFFDLVLSQVCIPYVQDKLHLVEEICRILSPSGMAYLHVGFEHERLCDGTIDRWETLTLHDDKGKIHLNRFFNNFEGFDYYNAEKGSVLKIKGGSHPFFNISSFTVTDRSEMPSGTYGSCSHYLLKE; the protein is encoded by the coding sequence ATGCTTGACGAAAACTATTTAAATAATTTACCATTTAAAGCGAGAGGAATAGCTAAAATGACTGGCTATTTGGGAGACTTTCTGCAATTTATAGATGAGTTTCCTAATCGTCCCTTGCGTGTTCTCGAAATTGGATTCGGATTTGGTCAGTTGGTAGCAGAATTATCATATCTCTATAAGGACCGTGTTGACTTGTTTGGTTTTAATAGTTTGGAAGACCCCATCAGCGTTGAAAAAATAATAGAAGTTGCTCGCCACCTGAATACTATCCCGAATACGGACTCATTGAGTAGTGACTTTCTAAATATACAATACGGCGATGCAGGGAAATCACTTCCTTATCCTGATCTGTTTTTTGATCTGGTGCTAAGCCAGGTATGCATTCCTTATGTCCAAGACAAACTGCATTTAGTAGAGGAAATCTGTCGAATTCTTTCACCCTCTGGAATGGCATATTTACATGTTGGCTTCGAGCATGAGAGACTATGTGACGGTACCATTGACCGATGGGAAACACTCACCTTGCATGATGATAAAGGAAAGATTCACCTAAATCGTTTTTTTAACAATTTTGAGGGTTTTGATTATTATAATGCAGAAAAAGGGTCTGTCCTTAAAATAAAAGGAGGCAGTCACCCTTTTTTTAACATAAGCAGTTTTACAGTTACTGATAGATCTGAGATGCCATCCGGTACCTATGGCTCCTGTTCTCACTATCTCCTTAAAGAGTAG
- a CDS encoding phytanoyl-CoA dioxygenase family protein — MNFITNPTMSLTVDECKRFEKQGWIGPFSLIDDNFINATLDEFHLRKSEFYWPNVKDEYAYDKSGKLLWFKSLHCHLSRVSEIVTHPKLIKMLTVLHGKRIMAWGATITTRHPGQAHRWHGDIEHYKWTGLSVFLGLRNASSMACMKVIPGSQNWGVTPQELGELSEPELLAKAQQFDPEASIVQIPCDEGDYFIFSGRLWHASENTSQKTRTALIAQYSGTDEIVLIPPSYRTPICWDDMLRPECIIIDEI; from the coding sequence ATGAACTTTATCACAAATCCAACTATGTCTTTGACTGTCGATGAATGCAAACGCTTTGAAAAACAAGGGTGGATTGGTCCTTTTTCGTTAATTGACGACAATTTCATAAACGCCACGCTTGATGAGTTTCATTTGCGGAAAAGCGAATTTTATTGGCCTAATGTGAAAGATGAATATGCTTATGACAAATCGGGAAAACTCCTGTGGTTCAAAAGTTTACATTGTCATCTTTCACGCGTTTCTGAAATTGTGACCCATCCAAAGCTAATCAAAATGCTAACTGTGCTGCATGGCAAAAGGATTATGGCATGGGGGGCAACCATCACGACCAGGCATCCCGGTCAAGCTCATCGCTGGCACGGCGATATAGAGCACTATAAGTGGACTGGGTTATCGGTTTTCTTAGGGCTTCGCAATGCGTCTTCTATGGCCTGCATGAAAGTGATTCCGGGGTCGCAGAATTGGGGTGTGACACCGCAGGAACTCGGTGAATTGTCAGAGCCAGAACTTCTTGCCAAGGCGCAGCAATTTGATCCGGAGGCATCAATAGTTCAGATCCCTTGCGATGAAGGCGATTATTTCATTTTTTCTGGACGCTTATGGCATGCTTCAGAGAATACCAGTCAAAAAACAAGGACCGCTTTAATTGCACAATATTCGGGAACTGATGAAATTGTTCTGATTCCGCCAAGTTATAGAACACCTATCTGTTGGGATGATATGCTCCGCCCTGAATGCATTATAATAGATGAAATTTGA